From the genome of Lotus japonicus ecotype B-129 chromosome 6, LjGifu_v1.2, one region includes:
- the LOC130723407 gene encoding uncharacterized protein LOC130723407 has product MGTKIEYSINPLAYSVDCKNFTVDGVDVWEHNLKKELAYNNNQCSIGMDKLQVSMDKMLDRNNIESIKKTMQMHEEIFKHQVRELHRVYSVQKMLMGELKQHKFWTSMNNIGTNNPYVVKQQQQQTTQISYGTDFHVGSLREDLHVKEGSGSCSGERNIKRQRDFDLERPAAERDIFARGCDEGEAGPSSYTAFQSCKISNDDEDMEVDLSLSIGGRSSHVKKKKPYLLPLGFSGSSPIGKTREFNSSISFQSDNKVGDCSDPTTPMSSSSVTFDQEKRGPHWLSQGLKLK; this is encoded by the exons ATGGGAACCAAAATTGAATATTCCATAAATCCTCTAGCATACTCAGTAGACTGCAAAAACTTCACTGTTGATGGTGTGGATGTTTGGGAGCATAATCTGAAGAAAGAACTTGCTTATAACAACAACCAGTGCAGTATTGGGATGGATAAATTGCAAGTTTCCATGGATAAGATGCTTGACAGAAACAATATAGAGTCCATCAAAAAGACCATGCAGATGCATGAGGAAATCTTCAAACACCAG GTAAGGGAACTACACCGGGTATACAGTGTACAAAAGATGCTGATGGGTGAGCTCAAACAACATAAATTTTGGACCTCCATGAACAACATAGGTACAAACAATCCATATGTGgttaaacaacaacaacagcaaacaACACAAATTTCATATGGTACTGATTTCCATGTTGGAAGTTTGAGAGAGGATCTACATGTAAAGGAAGGGAGTGGAAGTTGTTCTGGAGAGAGGAACATAAAAAGGCAAAGAGATTTTGATCTTGAAAGGCCTGCTGCTGAGAGAGACATTTTTGCAAGAGGCTGTGATGAAGGTGAGGCAGGACCAAGCTCCTACACTGCATTTCAGAGTTGCAAAATAAGCAATGATGATGAAGACATGGAAGTGGATTTGAGTTTAAGTATAGGAGGAAGGAGCAGCCATGTTAAGAAGAAAAAACCTTATCTGCTTCCATTGGGATTCTCAGGCTCATCACCCATAGGGAAAACTAGGGAGTTCAATTCTTCTATCTCTTTTCAATCAGATAATAAAGTGGGAGATTGCAGTGACCCCACCACCCCCATGAGCAGCTCCAGTGTTACATTTGATCAAGAAAAAAGGGGGCCACATTGGCTTTCTCAAGGCTTAAAGCTTAAATAG
- the LOC130726820 gene encoding nifU-like protein 3, chloroplastic yields the protein MLGGAISAPTTQSLNGTRRIAMLYPSHKNLASSTRGFSSKESCFLRGHHINIKQIFGLISSHAPRSKAGFVVSPTCVLPLTEENVEKVLDEVRPGLMADGGNVALHEIDGLVVVLKLQGACGSCPSSAMTLKMGIELRLRDKIPEIMEVEQVLDTETGLELTEENVENVLSEIRPYLAGTGGGILELVQINDYVVKVRLGGPAAGVTTVRVALTQKLRDKIPSIAAVQLID from the exons ATGTTGGGTGGTGCAATCTCAGCTCCAACAACTCAAAGCCTCAATGGAACAAGAAGAATTGCAATGCTTTATCCATCTCATAAG AACCTAGCATCAAGTACCAGAGGATTTTCATCAAAGGAGAGCTGTTTTCTCAGAGGTCACCACATCAACATAAAGCAAATTTTTGGGCTTATCTCTAGTCATGCTCCACGAAGCAAAGCAG GATTTGTTGTTTCTCCAACCTGTGTCCTGCCTCTGACAGAAGAGAATGTGGAGAAGGTTTTGGATGAGGTAAGGCCTGGTTTGATGGCTGATGGAGGGAATGTCGCATTGCATGAGATAGATGGGCTTGTTGTTGTCCTCAAGCTACAAGGAGCATGTGGGTCATGTCCTAGCTCAGCTATGACACTAAAGATGGGAATCGAACTTCGCCTCCGGGATAAGATTCCAGAAATCATGGAAGTGGAGCAGGTACTAGACACCGAGACCGGTCTTGAGCTAACCgaagaaaatgttgaaaat GTTCTTTCTGAAATTAGACCTTACCTTGCTGGCACTGGGGGAGGAATATTAGAGCTTGTTCAGATCAATGATTATGTTGTCAAAGTTCGGTTAGGTGGACCAGCAGCTGGGGTTACGACAGTTCGTGTTGCCTTAACACAGAAGCTGAGAGACAAGATACCTTCTATTGCGGCTGTGCAGCTAATAGACTGA